The Cynocephalus volans isolate mCynVol1 chromosome 12, mCynVol1.pri, whole genome shotgun sequence sequence AGGGAGGGTGAGGAAAGATCCTATTTATggttttctctctatatatattattggttatatatatacattatatatatatatataatgtgtgtgtgtgtgtgtgtgtgtgtgtgtgtgtgtataggatTCAGCAGCAGTtcacattcattaatttattttatcttcagtgTCACCCTCTGAGGTAGGCATTAGACATGAAAAAGCTAAGACACAGAGAGATTTAGGGAAATACCCAAAGCCGCACAATTGGTGAGCCACAGAGCCAGGACTTCAAGCCAAGAGAGCCCTTGGCTACCTCCCCGAGTCTCCTGCCTCCCTGTGTCTCCTCCACTCACTTCCTCATCATGATACAGGTGGCATAACTTCTTAGATGCACACCGAGACCTTACAGAAGGAGGGGCAGGGGTAGAGCTAACATGCCCTTTTGTGGCTTCTTTTGATTCTCCCAAGGGGATCAAACCTCCAGCTTTCAGGAGCGACACAAGAGGGATATTTAATGGTGGTTAGGAATATGGAACTCAAAGTGTATTCTCCACTGGGCCCAGGTGTCCTAAGGGTAAaggagagaaataggaaagagacATGTGATTTCTTGATCTTCAGAGGGGAAAAGCAGGTAGATTACAGTGATGTAACATGAGGGATACAGCCCACAAGGACCTTAGAACAGgaaatatattctatttaaaataaattaggatGCTTACTTCAGAGGCTATTCTAAAGACTCTACAATTAGGAGTAACTACAAATTGTATTTCAGCTACACCAAAATGACATACTCCATATTTAGAAATGTACTTTATCCTATTATAATAAATTAAGATAATTATCTTTGaggaaaagttaaataaagaaaGACTCAAACTGCTGAATGCACAGTAACTCCCTTATCACAGGTAAGGGTGTAAAgggtttcagttttcttatttctgtaatGGATGGTCTCTAAAGTTCATTCCAGCTATGCCTCCTACTTAAACCGGGAGAATTAGAGTGAGTGCCTTCTCTAAGTAGGacttatattttgggggtttctgcttttatttttttattttactttttatttttggtgaattAAGGCATTGAACAGGAACAAACAAAAGGATCAAATAGAAGTTAAGCAGTTtcaaaaggtaagaaaaagatataaagtgTTCTGCCCATTTAATTTACTGCCCTGAAGAATAATTCACAATCTGGCTAATTTTCTCAGTCAACCATAAAACCCAAGTTTGAGAGCACTCAGTGGTTAAGAAAGTATGTTAAATAAATGCTCTGTCCATTTTTATTGTCACAAGATTTATAAGTCATTAGGAGAAATATAAGCAGCAGTAAATATGATTTTTGAGGCCTGTTTTAAGCACCACGAATATCTCAGAAAACCTCACCATTATTTGTAGAAACTCTTAAAAGTTTAAAACCCAGATCAAGCATCTCTGTACTGGAAGGTTGACTGAAAAATCTCAACAGGGTGAGGGGGAATAGTgtagaaaagcagaaaatgtaTTTGCCAGAGTACATTTTGGCAGAAACATGTGATTAATATCAAAGATGTAAAACAAATGGCAGTTTGCCAATAATGTAAATTAATGATTGTGAGCTCTAAGAAAGACAATTTTTGCCCATTGTAATTGTATTTCCTCTTTAGGAGATATATGGCTCTTTAATGTAATTAAATGTATTCTAGGCTATTAACAAATCTCCGAGAATTACAGTATCAAGTACTCTGTGTATTAGCACTCACATCTGTTATTGACAAGCTCATTCTATATAACCTCAAATGTAAAGAGATTGAGAGTTATATTAGCTGGGTATGAATTTGGACTTCATTAGTCTAACTCTGTGATTCTGGTGAAGTTAATTATTTGTATCTCAcatttcccatctgcaaaataaggAATAATAACACTGCCCATTCCACAGGATCTAAATAATACAGGCAAAACACTTAAAACTGTGCTTGTAGGGATAGGAGATCCTCAGCAGATTTGAGTACTTGTTAATACTTGTTATTTTGTACTCATGATTACTTTCTTTGTAAGTTTAACACATctgaataaatatattcttttcactATTTCTGTTACAATAATATTGTCAAGGAAACTTTTTGTTTgggaatgagagaaaaaagatcCATTTCTTCTATTTCATTCCTTCTGGAGATGCTGTTCTTTGAATTCCAAACATTGAGATCACTCCAGGGAAGACCACTGAATCTGTACATCTCTGCCAGTGACATAAAGAGACAGGCAAAGTGATGCTGAGAAACAGCAAAAATCTGGCACTGAGGGACCTATATTCTAGGCCAGGAGCTTACCACTGATTAGCTGAGAACCCCCCacactttcttcctctcatccAACAAAAATAATCTTTGTAATACCCTTGGGGTATTACCTGCTTATCTCTTTCACTGATTTGTGGTAAGGATCATATAAGTTACTGGTGCAGTGACTTGAAAGTGTTATGGAACTTTATCAAAATGTCAGGTTTTATTATTGGTTAGGATATTGGGCCCCTAATACATTTATCATGTATTTGATTGCAATGAAAACCAGATGGAGCTGAGCACACATAGGTGATTCTGTGTATGGCACTGTCTGTGAGAAGGGAACCCCCTCCTGCCCACCCTTTCCTTCAGCTCTGCTCACTAGATTCTTTATCTACAATGCAAGCCAAGGTATTTTGTAACTTTGGCTCCATGGTTTAATTTGAAACAGTATCAAAAAACTTCCTTCTGTGAGTTATAAAAGATTTAGCACTTTCTCTTACCTTCTGAGCTATATTTCTATGGCTAGCCTAGTACAGTTTGATCTACTGTTCAATAATCTGAGGTCATGAAAGGGGTGGGGGATTTGAATGgaagtagaaaatatttcactttttctgtTGTCTAAACTTTTATTTAGAAGATCTAGTCTGCCTGGAGTCtattctgggttttcttttttcctttttctgtttttcctacaTTTGACTTCATTGTATCTTGCAAGGGAtgaatattatttccatttagaTTGTTTTGTGTTGAATTATTTTCCCGATTCAGTATGGTGGCTGGAAAATTCCGTGTGTGACTTCTGCTGTTTTCTGATTCTCTTGTGATCCTGTGAATCTGAGTGTTAGGGGTTTCCATTGCCTTGTCTAGTTCAGTCATTTTCATCAGGGATGTCTACTCTTTCTTACAatctaattctttaaatattgggGTGAATTACtgaaaattctttatatttaacTGACCCTTTTTTCCTCTGTAGATGATGATTCTGGGAAATTGGGGTGGGGTTTGAACCACACTGGGTTCATGTAATATCCTCTATTTGTTTCCTTGACCATACATTTTTaaagcccccaccccccaccctccttGCAGGGAGAttcaactgttttctttctttggcacTGTTGATTATGTTTGTTAATGttcaatatttttcattcatttcactaGTACTGAGGTAAAATAATCAGTGACTTGAATTCATTGTTTTCTTCCCCAGAATTTATATGCTAAaacatgaattaatttatttatcattacaaatatatttattattataaataataaagacaattGCATCCTAAGAACACATTCTTGTAATTATTCAATGAACAGTTGATGCCAGAAGTGATTGTAGTTAATGGATACTAAAGCACTTGCCCCAAGGTCATTAGTAGGTGGCATACCTAGCCCTCAGATATAAGTTTTTGACTTGACCTCAAAGCCAACACACTTTTTATGATGCTTTTCAATTTTTACTCTTTTGTTAGTGTTAGCATTTATGtgtcagaaaaatatatttatagctCTATCATGTATTCATCTGGCTAAATGCTATGTTCCAACTTCTCTCTTACTGCAGCTCAAGTGATTACATACATGACACAGGCCCAAGGCAGAAATCAAACAAAAGTGACAGAATTTATCCTCTTAGGACTCTTGGACAATCCAGATTTGCAAGGTATCCTCTTTGCATTGTTTTTATCAGTCTACATGGCAACCATGCTGGGTAATTTGGGGATGATCATATTGATTAAGATGGATCCCTGTCTCCACACCCCAATGTACTTCTTTCTCAGCAGCCTCTCCTTTGTTGATGCCTCTTACTCTTCTTCTGTCACTCCTAAGATGTTGGTGAATCTCATGGATGACAATAAGGCCATTTCTTTCAGTGGATGTGCTGCCCAGTTCTACTTCTTTGGCTCCTTCCTGGAGACTGAATGCTTCTTGTTGTCCATGATGGCATATGACCGCTATGCAGCCATTTGGAACCCCCTGCTCTACCCAGTTCTCATGTCTGGGAGAATTTGCTTCTTGCTAGTACCTACCTCATTCCTAGCAGGCTTTGGGAATGCAGCCATACACACAGGGATGACTTTCAGGTTATCCTTTTGCAGCTCTAATAGGATCAATCATTTCTACTGTGACACACCACACCTGCTCAAACTCTCTTGCTCTGATTCTCACATCAATGTCATTGTGATCATGGCTTCCTCCAGTTTTAATGTCATCAGCTGTGTTatgattattttcctttcctacCTGTGTATCCTCATTGCCATCTTGACGATGCCTTCATTAGAGGGCTGGcacaaagccttctccacctgtgcctcccacctcacAGCTGTCACCATATTCTTTGGGACAATTCTCTTCATGTACTTGCGCCCTTCATCTAGCTACTCAATGGAGCAGGACAAGATTGTCTCTGTCATTTATACAATTGTGATTCCCATGCTAAATCCCCTCATCTACAGTTTGAagaacaaggatgtgaaagaggCCCTAAAGAAGATCTTACAGAAGAACATACTGTAAAGCTATGTGACCCATTATCTTGTCACATGGAAGaaagtatattttcatattaattatattatctgATTGCTTAAGCTTTTTCTCTGTGTTAAAGATGATATAAATTGAAGTGTATTTCCTAATGTCCTAATATCTTAAATATGTGTATGTGGACCCATCTGATGAATCAAAACAGTGGATGAAGGTGGTGTCTGATAAAGTATCAGAGCACTTGGGTTTGGCTTACCCGGTTTAAGTTTAAATTTCAATATGTAGCTTTTTATTATATGTACTATCTCAGTTTTACTATAAATACACAGGTGGCAGCCAATTGTGTGCACGACATTTGTGAGCATTCTCAGGAACAATACCTGTATTGTGAAGAAAGCAGAATTGGGGAGAAAAAGTCAAATTGGAATGAAATTGCAGCAGAGGATTCAGCCAATCCCACATGGAGCTCTGGAGCTGAGAAGACA is a genomic window containing:
- the LOC134391775 gene encoding olfactory receptor 5AP2-like, whose product is MLCSNFSLTAAQVITYMTQAQGRNQTKVTEFILLGLLDNPDLQGILFALFLSVYMATMLGNLGMIILIKMDPCLHTPMYFFLSSLSFVDASYSSSVTPKMLVNLMDDNKAISFSGCAAQFYFFGSFLETECFLLSMMAYDRYAAIWNPLLYPVLMSGRICFLLVPTSFLAGFGNAAIHTGMTFRLSFCSSNRINHFYCDTPHLLKLSCSDSHINVIVIMASSSFNVISCVMIIFLSYLCILIAILTMPSLEGWHKAFSTCASHLTAVTIFFGTILFMYLRPSSSYSMEQDKIVSVIYTIVIPMLNPLIYSLKNKDVKEALKKILQKNIL